The following proteins are encoded in a genomic region of Mahella australiensis 50-1 BON:
- a CDS encoding cellulase family glycosylhydrolase produces the protein MSKKKILAFAIVMMLIVSLLCGTVVHLNETKAAPSIASTEMPGGRLTGVNWFGFETSNYVVHGLWSRDYKSMLQQISDLGFNCIRIPWCNEMIGKYPSSIQINPDGVDAYTGKKGLNLDLAGLSSLEVLDKIVEEAGRLNLKIILDNHSRAAGGYMNEQLWYTDSYSEQKWISDWVMLAERYKNNTNVVGFDLNNEPHGIATWGEGNSSTNWNEAASRCGQAILKVNPKALIMIEGVEKYKGDSYWWGGNLSGVKDYPITGIPAGNLVYSPHDYGPTVFNQTWFTAPDFPNNMPKIWDDHFWFIYKNGIAPIMLGEFGIKEEAAANPASGDYKWITSLMAYIGDKASWTFWCWNPNSGDTGGILKDDWVSVNQAKYNILKPYLAPQFGGSSPPPSDTIPPAAPTGLTATAVSSSSINLDWVDNTDSDLAGYKVYRSTTSDFTPGSANFVKQVTASAYTDTGLTADTTYYYKVTAVDTSGNESQPSAQASAKTQQGGTTPPSGEYTEISLPFTHDGAGEYYWKTNKLSTDPNDWSHYINSWNVDLLEINGKDYANAWVAQHQIAPSSDGYWYIHYKGNVSSAHIEIK, from the coding sequence ATGAGCAAAAAGAAGATACTGGCTTTTGCGATTGTTATGATGTTGATCGTGTCATTATTATGTGGTACTGTGGTACACTTGAATGAAACTAAAGCGGCTCCTTCGATTGCATCTACAGAGATGCCTGGCGGAAGATTAACGGGTGTTAATTGGTTTGGTTTTGAAACCAGCAATTATGTTGTTCATGGGCTATGGTCTCGGGATTATAAATCCATGTTGCAACAAATTTCAGATCTTGGTTTTAATTGTATACGTATTCCATGGTGCAATGAGATGATCGGTAAATATCCTAGCTCGATTCAAATAAATCCAGACGGAGTTGATGCATATACGGGAAAGAAAGGCTTGAATCTTGATTTGGCAGGATTATCCTCACTTGAAGTATTGGATAAAATTGTTGAAGAAGCTGGAAGGTTGAATCTTAAGATTATATTGGATAACCATTCCAGGGCTGCGGGCGGTTATATGAATGAGCAACTCTGGTATACCGATTCATACTCGGAGCAAAAATGGATAAGTGATTGGGTCATGTTGGCTGAACGATATAAAAATAATACAAATGTGGTTGGATTTGATTTAAATAATGAACCGCATGGCATTGCCACATGGGGTGAGGGAAACTCTTCTACCAATTGGAACGAAGCGGCTAGCAGGTGTGGGCAAGCTATACTGAAAGTAAATCCGAAAGCCCTTATTATGATAGAGGGCGTAGAAAAGTATAAAGGAGATTCTTATTGGTGGGGAGGTAATTTAAGTGGAGTAAAAGATTACCCTATAACAGGTATTCCTGCAGGAAATCTGGTATATTCGCCGCATGATTATGGACCAACTGTATTCAATCAAACATGGTTTACAGCACCTGATTTTCCTAATAATATGCCAAAAATATGGGATGACCATTTCTGGTTTATATATAAAAATGGTATAGCTCCTATTATGCTAGGTGAATTCGGTATAAAAGAAGAAGCTGCTGCAAATCCAGCATCTGGTGACTATAAATGGATTACCTCACTTATGGCTTACATTGGAGATAAAGCATCATGGACTTTTTGGTGCTGGAACCCTAATTCCGGAGATACAGGTGGAATATTGAAGGATGATTGGGTTAGTGTAAATCAGGCAAAATATAATATATTAAAGCCATATTTGGCTCCACAATTTGGAGGTAGTTCTCCGCCACCATCGGATACGATACCGCCTGCAGCGCCTACAGGATTGACGGCCACAGCAGTAAGTTCGAGCAGCATAAATCTTGATTGGGTGGATAATACGGACAGCGACCTGGCCGGATATAAAGTATACAGAAGCACGACCAGCGATTTTACACCAGGTAGTGCCAACTTCGTGAAGCAGGTAACGGCCAGCGCTTATACCGATACGGGCTTAACTGCCGATACAACGTATTACTATAAAGTAACAGCAGTGGATACCAGCGGTAATGAATCACAACCTTCGGCACAGGCCAGTGCAAAAACGCAGCAAGGTGGCACTACACCGCCATCTGGAGAATATACCGAGATAAGCCTACCGTTTACCCACGACGGAGCAGGGGAATATTACTGGAAGACAAATAAGCTTTCCACTGACCCCAATGATTGGAGCCACTATATAAATTCATGGAATGTCGATCTTCTTGAGATTAACGGAAAAGACTACGCCAATGCATGGGTAGCACAACATCAGATAGCCCCTTCATCAGACGGTTACTGGTATATTCATTACAAAGGGAATGTTTCTTCAGCGCATATAGAAATTAAATGA
- a CDS encoding cellulase family glycosylhydrolase: MIKGNIKNKFVLWLIILVMIGNVVISTMSVNAAEGTPDMQAYVEAMQPGWNLGNTFDATGDETSWGNPITTKELINAVAAQGFKSIRIPVTWDQRIGSAPEYTINPEFLTRLKEVIDWSLDAGLYVMLDMHHDSWLWVINMKSQHDEVLARYNAVWRQISEYFKNYPNTLMFESINEPSFTQGWSSTVDPTDLALLDELNTSFYNIVRNSGGNNTTRPLVLPTLGCSPTEPQISNLIGTISKLNDKNIIATVHYYGYWPFSANVAGTTTFDETTKKDLEDTIDRVYNAFMNQGIPVIIGEYGLLGFDKSLDTIEHGEVLKYFEYLTYYANAKDITLMLWDNGQHFNRFSFAWSDPDLYNVIIAGFKERSSYTERDFIYLKKGLPIQDVNTKIYLNGNSLLYIKNGDEILSDGVDYSITQDTLTFKSSLLQRLVTGQYGVNSILTCHFSRGADWKIKIIYYDIPVLKESAGTTSGFFIPTDFNGDSLATMEATYTSGGNAGPQDWTPFKEFGYAFTPLYDSNQIKLTKEFFDETRDGEILLKMHFWSGNVIEYIIQKAGTTVTGHPLTPVTPPPSDTIPPAAPTGLTATAVSSSSINLDWADNTDSDLAGYKVYRSTVSGFTPGSVNFVKQVTTSAYTDTGLAADTTYYYKVTAVDTSGNESQPSVQASAKTQQGGGTTPPGEYTEITLPFTHDGAGEYYWKTDDFSTAPNDWSRYINSWNLDLLEINGKDYTNVWVAQHQIAPSSDGYWYIHCKGSFPYSHVEIK; this comes from the coding sequence ATGATAAAAGGAAATATAAAAAACAAATTTGTTCTTTGGTTAATAATACTTGTGATGATAGGCAATGTTGTTATTTCAACAATGTCAGTTAATGCAGCGGAAGGAACACCGGATATGCAGGCATATGTTGAAGCTATGCAGCCAGGTTGGAATTTGGGTAATACTTTCGATGCCACTGGCGATGAAACGTCATGGGGTAATCCGATTACTACAAAAGAATTGATAAATGCCGTGGCTGCTCAGGGCTTCAAAAGTATCCGTATTCCTGTAACATGGGATCAGCGCATAGGAAGTGCCCCGGAGTATACTATAAATCCTGAGTTTTTGACACGGCTTAAGGAGGTTATAGATTGGTCTTTAGACGCCGGTCTCTACGTTATGCTCGATATGCATCATGACTCGTGGCTATGGGTTATTAATATGAAATCGCAGCACGATGAAGTGCTAGCGAGATATAATGCGGTTTGGCGGCAAATTTCCGAATATTTTAAGAATTATCCTAATACCTTAATGTTTGAAAGTATTAACGAGCCGTCCTTTACTCAGGGGTGGAGTAGCACGGTGGATCCGACAGACTTAGCCTTGTTGGATGAGTTAAACACGTCATTTTATAATATAGTACGCAATTCGGGAGGCAATAATACTACTCGGCCGCTTGTTTTACCTACACTGGGATGCTCTCCGACCGAACCTCAAATTAGCAATCTTATTGGTACGATATCTAAGCTAAATGATAAAAATATAATTGCTACCGTTCATTATTATGGATATTGGCCGTTCAGTGCAAATGTTGCAGGTACGACGACGTTTGACGAAACGACAAAAAAAGATCTGGAAGACACTATAGATCGAGTTTATAATGCATTTATGAACCAAGGTATCCCGGTTATAATAGGAGAATATGGATTATTGGGGTTCGATAAATCGTTGGATACTATAGAGCATGGTGAAGTGTTAAAGTATTTTGAGTATTTGACATATTATGCAAATGCAAAAGATATCACGCTTATGTTATGGGATAATGGTCAGCATTTTAATAGATTTTCTTTTGCGTGGAGCGATCCAGATCTATACAATGTAATAATAGCGGGATTCAAGGAACGTTCTTCATATACCGAGAGAGACTTTATCTATCTAAAAAAAGGGTTACCAATCCAAGACGTTAATACTAAGATTTATCTTAACGGTAATTCTCTGCTATACATTAAAAATGGCGATGAAATTTTGAGTGACGGTGTAGATTATAGTATTACTCAAGACACCTTAACTTTCAAATCATCCTTGCTTCAAAGATTAGTGACGGGTCAATATGGAGTAAATAGCATTTTAACATGTCATTTTTCAAGAGGTGCTGATTGGAAAATTAAAATTATTTATTATGACATACCTGTATTAAAGGAATCTGCAGGCACAACTTCAGGATTTTTTATACCGACTGATTTTAACGGTGATAGTTTGGCAACGATGGAGGCAACTTATACTAGTGGAGGTAATGCTGGCCCTCAGGACTGGACGCCTTTTAAAGAATTTGGTTATGCATTTACTCCTTTATATGATTCAAATCAGATAAAATTAACCAAAGAGTTCTTCGATGAGACTAGAGATGGTGAAATATTGCTTAAAATGCATTTCTGGAGTGGAAATGTTATAGAGTATATAATTCAAAAAGCAGGGACAACGGTAACTGGGCATCCATTGACGCCAGTGACTCCGCCACCATCGGATACGATACCGCCTGCAGCGCCTACAGGATTGACGGCCACAGCAGTAAGTTCGAGCAGCATAAACCTTGATTGGGCGGATAATACGGACAGCGACCTGGCTGGATATAAAGTATACAGAAGCACGGTCAGCGGTTTTACACCTGGTAGCGTTAACTTCGTAAAACAGGTAACGACCAGCGCATACACCGATACGGGCTTGGCTGCCGATACAACGTATTACTATAAGGTGACGGCAGTAGATACCAGCGGCAATGAATCACAACCATCGGTACAGGCCAGTGCTAAAACACAACAAGGTGGAGGTACAACACCGCCGGGAGAATATACTGAGATCACTTTACCGTTTACCCACGACGGAGCAGGGGAATATTACTGGAAGACCGACGATTTTTCCACTGCCCCCAATGACTGGAGTCGCTATATAAACTCGTGGAATCTCGATCTTCTTGAGATCAACGGGAAAGACTACACCAATGTATGGGTGGCACAACATCAGATAGCCCCTTCGTCAGATGGTTACTGGTATATTCACTGCAAGGGGAGTTTTCCATACTCCCATGTAGAGATTAAATAG
- a CDS encoding endo-1,4-beta-xylanase produces MSRKNALAFIVAIVMVVSLLCGPAISSNGAKAAPVTGEKFLGNIFSGSSEPLKFKQYWNQITPENAGKWESVEGSRDSMNWGTLDAIYNYAKSNNMPFKFHTLVWGNQQPSWISSLSQTEQRAEVEEWFAAVAGRYDDLDFIDVVNEPLHAPPSYRNALGGDGSTGWDWVITAFQLARQYFPNSKLLINDYGIIADPSAAQRYVSLINLLKARGLVDGIGIQCHAFNMDTVSVSTMNQVLTILDSTGLPIYVSELDMNGDDQTQLRRYQEKFPVLWEHSSVKGITVWGYIEGQTWQSEAYLLRSNGTERPALTWLMGYVGSGSPPPSDTIPPAAPTGLTATAVSSSSINLDWADNTDSDLAGYKVYRSTVSGFTPGSANFVKQVTTSAYTDTGLAADTTYYYKVTAVDTSGNESQPSAQASAKTQQGGGTTPPGEYTEITLPFTHDGAGEYYWKTNKLSTNPNDWSHYINSWNLDLLEINGKDYTNVWVAQHQIAPSSDGYWYIHCKGSFSYSHVEIR; encoded by the coding sequence ATGAGTAGGAAGAATGCATTGGCTTTTATAGTTGCGATAGTGATGGTTGTATCGTTACTATGTGGCCCGGCTATAAGTTCAAATGGAGCTAAGGCGGCTCCTGTCACTGGCGAGAAGTTTTTGGGTAATATCTTTAGCGGTAGTTCGGAACCACTAAAGTTCAAACAGTATTGGAACCAGATAACACCGGAGAACGCAGGTAAATGGGAATCTGTGGAGGGTTCTAGAGATAGTATGAATTGGGGTACTCTGGACGCCATATACAATTACGCAAAGAGCAATAACATGCCATTTAAATTTCATACTCTTGTTTGGGGAAATCAACAACCTTCATGGATAAGTTCACTTTCACAAACTGAGCAACGTGCGGAAGTGGAAGAGTGGTTTGCTGCTGTAGCAGGTCGTTACGATGATCTCGATTTTATAGACGTAGTGAATGAGCCTTTACATGCCCCACCTTCTTATAGGAATGCTTTAGGCGGGGACGGAAGTACTGGATGGGATTGGGTAATCACGGCCTTTCAATTAGCGCGTCAATATTTCCCGAACAGTAAACTGCTTATCAACGATTACGGTATTATTGCCGATCCCAGTGCTGCGCAGAGATATGTCAGCCTCATCAATTTGCTTAAGGCCAGAGGACTTGTCGATGGGATAGGTATTCAGTGCCATGCCTTTAATATGGATACGGTGAGTGTGTCTACTATGAATCAGGTGTTGACTATTCTTGACAGCACCGGACTTCCGATATATGTATCTGAACTGGATATGAATGGCGATGATCAGACGCAACTCCGACGCTATCAAGAAAAATTTCCTGTGCTATGGGAGCATTCATCAGTAAAGGGTATAACTGTCTGGGGATATATAGAAGGTCAGACCTGGCAGAGTGAAGCATACCTTCTACGTTCCAATGGCACAGAACGACCGGCGCTGACATGGCTAATGGGATATGTTGGAAGTGGTTCTCCGCCACCATCGGATACGATACCGCCTGCAGCGCCTACAGGATTGACGGCTACAGCAGTAAGTTCGAGCAGCATAAACCTTGATTGGGCGGATAATACGGACAGCGACCTGGCTGGATATAAAGTATACAGAAGCACGGTCAGCGGTTTTACACCTGGTAGCGCTAACTTCGTAAAACAGGTAACGACCAGCGCATACACCGATACGGGCTTGGCTGCCGATACAACGTATTACTATAAGGTGACTGCAGTAGATACCAGCGGTAATGAATCACAGCCTTCGGCACAGGCCAGCGCAAAAACACAACAAGGTGGAGGTACAACACCGCCGGGAGAATATACTGAGATCACTTTACCGTTTACCCACGACGGAGCGGGGGAATATTACTGGAAGACAAATAAGCTTTCCACTAATCCCAATGACTGGAGCCACTATATAAACTCGTGGAATCTCGATCTTCTTGAGATCAACGGGAAAGACTATACCAATGTATGGGTGGCACAACACCAGATAGCACCATCGTCTGATGGTTACTGGTATATTCACTGCAAGGGGAGTTTTTCATACTCTCATGTAGAGATTAGGTAA
- a CDS encoding glycoside hydrolase family 48 protein encodes MIKKKILVFAIVAVLVMSLLCGSTGNPGKIKAASLESSEESVYYNRFMELFNDIQTKGYLSPEGVPYHSVETLMVEAPDYGHLSTSEAFSFLTWLYATYGKLTGDWSYYKKAWDVTEKYIIPDPAKDQPGVNTYPANDPADYAPEGDLPQDYPVAGDTSFPTGVDPISDDLYSTYGSKAYYQMHWLLDVDNWYKYGNHGDGTSRCSYINTYQRGPQESVWETVPHPSWEDFTWGAKNNGGFLPLFGKFGTPAKQWRYTSASDADARQVQASYWALQWAREQGAESQISSYTAKAAKMGDWLRYTMFDKYFRPIGVQNSNAKGTGYDSCHYLLSWYTSWGGDTGGAWSWRIGCSHVHQGYQNLMAAYALSKEPAMKPLSQNGQKDWGTSLNREIELYQYLQSAEGAIAGGVTNSLNGRYEQYPSGASTFYDMVYDWQPVYHDPPSNNWFGFQAWSMERVIEYYYLTGDAKVKPLVDKWVDWAMSETHLKADGTFEIPSTLNWSGQPDKWTGTPTGNPNLHVTVQDWGTDVGVAACFSKALTYYAAAYEKWQGSADEDAKQMAKELLDRMWTLYRDDIGVAVPEERADYSRFFDEVYIPNDYTGVNAQGATLKNGMTFIDMRPAYKNDPDYQKVLDAHNQGKAPVMTYHRFWAQADIAMANAMYYVFFDSEGPITPPPSDTTPPAVPTGLTATAVSSSSINLDWADNTDSDLAGYKVYRSMTSGFAPGSSNFVKQVTTSAYTDTGLTADTTYYYKVTAVDTSGNESQPSAQASAKTQQGGTTPPGEYTEITLPFTHDGAGEYYWKTNKLSTDPNDWSHYINSWNLDLLEINGKDYTNVWVAQHQIAPSSDGYWYIHCKGSFSYSHVEIK; translated from the coding sequence ATGATCAAAAAGAAGATACTGGTTTTTGCGATTGTTGCGGTATTGGTTATGTCGTTATTATGTGGGTCGACTGGAAATCCGGGTAAGATTAAAGCAGCTTCTTTAGAATCATCTGAGGAATCCGTGTATTATAATCGGTTTATGGAACTCTTCAACGACATACAAACCAAAGGATACTTAAGCCCGGAAGGCGTACCGTATCACAGCGTGGAAACATTAATGGTGGAAGCGCCGGACTATGGACATTTGAGTACCAGTGAGGCGTTTAGCTTCTTAACATGGCTGTATGCGACATATGGCAAGCTTACAGGAGATTGGTCATATTATAAAAAAGCTTGGGATGTAACTGAAAAATATATAATACCGGATCCTGCAAAAGATCAACCTGGAGTAAATACTTACCCGGCGAATGATCCTGCGGACTATGCGCCAGAGGGCGATTTACCACAAGACTATCCGGTTGCTGGAGATACAAGTTTTCCTACCGGAGTTGATCCTATATCTGATGATTTGTACAGCACATATGGCAGCAAGGCTTATTATCAAATGCATTGGCTGTTGGATGTGGATAATTGGTACAAATACGGCAATCATGGAGATGGGACGAGCAGGTGTTCATATATAAACACTTATCAACGTGGACCACAAGAATCTGTATGGGAAACCGTTCCGCACCCTTCATGGGAGGACTTTACGTGGGGTGCTAAGAATAATGGCGGTTTCTTGCCTTTGTTTGGTAAATTCGGCACACCGGCAAAACAATGGCGGTATACGTCAGCCTCGGATGCCGATGCCAGGCAGGTACAAGCTTCGTATTGGGCATTACAGTGGGCTCGTGAACAAGGAGCAGAATCTCAGATAAGCAGCTATACAGCTAAAGCTGCTAAAATGGGGGATTGGTTGCGTTATACGATGTTTGATAAGTATTTTCGTCCGATAGGGGTACAGAACAGCAATGCAAAGGGTACCGGCTATGATAGCTGCCATTATTTATTGTCATGGTATACATCATGGGGTGGAGATACAGGAGGAGCATGGAGCTGGCGTATAGGTTGCTCACATGTGCACCAGGGATATCAAAATTTGATGGCGGCTTATGCTTTGTCTAAGGAACCAGCTATGAAGCCTCTATCCCAAAATGGGCAGAAGGATTGGGGTACGAGCTTAAATCGTGAAATAGAGTTGTATCAATATCTACAGAGTGCTGAAGGAGCCATAGCTGGTGGGGTTACCAATAGCCTGAATGGAAGATATGAACAGTACCCTTCGGGTGCAAGTACATTCTATGATATGGTTTATGATTGGCAGCCTGTGTATCATGATCCGCCAAGCAATAACTGGTTTGGATTCCAAGCATGGTCGATGGAAAGAGTAATAGAATACTATTATCTTACTGGTGATGCAAAAGTTAAGCCGCTAGTGGATAAATGGGTTGATTGGGCTATGAGTGAAACCCATCTTAAAGCCGATGGTACGTTCGAAATACCGTCTACTTTGAACTGGAGTGGCCAACCCGATAAATGGACAGGTACACCTACGGGTAATCCAAACCTTCATGTAACAGTGCAAGATTGGGGAACGGATGTAGGCGTAGCAGCATGTTTCTCTAAAGCACTGACATACTATGCGGCTGCATATGAGAAATGGCAAGGCAGTGCCGATGAAGATGCTAAACAAATGGCTAAAGAATTGTTAGACAGGATGTGGACATTATACAGGGATGATATCGGAGTGGCAGTACCGGAAGAAAGGGCTGATTATTCAAGATTCTTTGATGAAGTTTATATTCCGAATGACTACACTGGCGTAAATGCTCAAGGGGCTACATTGAAAAACGGAATGACATTCATAGATATGAGGCCTGCGTATAAAAATGATCCCGATTATCAGAAAGTATTAGATGCTCATAATCAAGGTAAAGCACCAGTTATGACATACCATCGTTTCTGGGCACAGGCAGATATAGCTATGGCAAATGCCATGTATTATGTTTTCTTCGATTCGGAGGGCCCGATAACACCTCCGCCGTCGGACACCACACCACCTGCAGTACCTACAGGATTGACGGCCACAGCAGTAAGTTCGAGCAGCATAAACCTTGATTGGGCTGATAATACGGACAGCGACCTGGCTGGATATAAAGTATACAGAAGCATGACGAGTGGATTTGCACCTGGCAGCTCCAACTTCGTGAAGCAAGTAACGACCAGCGCTTACACCGATACGGGTTTGACTGCCGATACAACGTATTACTATAAGGTGACTGCAGTAGATACCAGCGGTAATGAATCGCAACCTTCGGCACAGGCCAGCGCTAAAACACAACAAGGTGGCACAACACCGCCAGGAGAATATACTGAGATTACTTTACCGTTTACCCACGACGGAGCAGGGGAATATTACTGGAAGACAAATAAGCTTTCCACTGACCCCAATGACTGGAGCCACTATATAAACTCGTGGAATCTCGATCTTCTTGAGATCAACGGGAAAGACTACACCAATGTATGGGTGGCACAACACCAGATAGCACCATCGTCTGATGGTTACTGGTATATTCACTGCAAGGGGAGTTTCTCATACTCTCATGTAGAGATTAAGTAA
- a CDS encoding cellulase family glycosylhydrolase, translated as MNKRKMLAFMIAIVLILSSLMTSTIVVRKTEAAASSIVASHGMLKVVGNKVCDASGKPIQLKGMSLFWSQWSTPFWNADLVNNLASTWNATLIRAAMGVDEGGYISNPQVEKQKVITVVDAAINAGIYVIIDWHSHDIHTSEAVAFFGEMAQRYKNTPNVIFEIFNEPDYESWAQVKTYSTQVINTIRSTGAQNLILVGSPTWSQDVDVAANDPITGFSNIAYTLHFYAGTHKQYLRDKAITAMSKGLALFVSEWGTCDASGNGNLDLTESQRWIDFMNQYQISWANWSMNDKAETASALVVGASTTGPWPDSQLTESGKFVKAKIMENTPVPPSGGTTPPGEYTGIGLPFTHDGAGEYYWKTNKLSTDPNDWSHYINSWNLDLLEINGKDYTNVWVAQHQIAPSSDGYWYIHYKGSASSAHMEMK; from the coding sequence ATGAATAAGAGAAAAATGTTGGCTTTTATGATTGCTATAGTATTGATCCTGTCATCATTGATGACTTCGACCATCGTAGTGAGGAAAACCGAGGCGGCTGCTTCATCTATTGTTGCAAGTCACGGGATGCTAAAGGTTGTTGGTAATAAGGTATGTGATGCTTCGGGAAAGCCTATTCAGTTGAAAGGTATGAGTCTTTTTTGGAGTCAATGGTCTACTCCTTTTTGGAACGCAGATTTAGTGAATAACCTTGCATCTACCTGGAATGCTACGTTAATACGTGCTGCTATGGGAGTAGATGAGGGAGGTTATATATCAAATCCTCAGGTAGAGAAACAGAAAGTAATAACGGTAGTAGATGCGGCAATTAATGCCGGAATATATGTTATAATAGACTGGCATAGCCATGATATTCATACTTCTGAAGCTGTTGCATTTTTTGGCGAGATGGCACAAAGGTACAAGAACACACCCAATGTAATTTTTGAGATCTTTAATGAACCGGATTATGAATCGTGGGCACAGGTAAAAACTTATTCTACACAGGTTATAAACACAATACGTTCGACCGGAGCACAAAATCTTATTCTGGTAGGTTCTCCTACGTGGTCCCAGGATGTAGATGTAGCTGCCAATGATCCGATTACTGGGTTTAGTAACATTGCATACACCCTTCATTTCTATGCTGGAACGCATAAACAATACTTAAGAGATAAAGCAATTACTGCCATGTCAAAGGGGCTTGCCCTTTTTGTATCCGAATGGGGAACTTGCGATGCGTCAGGTAATGGTAATTTGGATCTTACGGAGTCGCAAAGATGGATAGATTTTATGAATCAATACCAGATAAGCTGGGCTAATTGGTCTATGAACGATAAAGCTGAAACAGCATCGGCTCTTGTTGTGGGCGCGAGTACTACAGGTCCATGGCCGGATTCTCAGCTTACTGAGTCGGGTAAATTCGTAAAAGCCAAAATAATGGAGAATACACCTGTGCCGCCATCGGGAGGTACAACACCGCCGGGAGAATATACTGGAATCGGTTTACCATTTACCCACGACGGAGCAGGGGAATATTACTGGAAGACAAATAAGCTTTCCACTGATCCCAATGACTGGAGCCACTATATAAATTCTTGGAATCTCGATCTTCTTGAGATCAACGGAAAAGACTACACCAATGTATGGGTGGCACAACACCAGATAGCACCTTCATCAGACGGTTACTGGTATATTCATTACAAAGGGAGTGCTTCCTCGGCTCATATGGAGATGAAATAG
- a CDS encoding cellulase family glycosylhydrolase — protein sequence MSKKKILAFAIVMMLIVSLLCGTVVHLNETKAAPSIASTGIDVSSLKGVNHAHTWYPDRLVQALQGIQSWGANSVRVVLSNGCKWAKNSASDVANVISKAQQLGFTAVILEVHDTTGYGEDSSACSLNDAVAYWKEIQSVLIGKEDFVIINIGNEPYGNNNYQNWTQDTIDAINALREAGFNHTIMVDAPNWGQDWSFTMRDNAPKVYAADPNKNMVFSIHMYGVYNTAQKVHDYFQAFKDMNLPLVVGEFGNQHSDGDPDEEAIVSYAKQYGIGYLGWSWCGNSGGVEYLDMVNNWDANSPTSWGNWFKTNALAEITPPSDTTPPAAPTGLTATAVSSSSINLDWADNTDSDLAGYKVYRSTFSGFTPSSANFAKQVTSSAYTDTGLTADTTYYYKVTAVDTSGNESQPSAQASAKTQQGGGTTPPGEYTEITLPFTHDGAGEYYWKTNKLSTDPNDWSHYINSWNLDLLEINGKNYTNVWVAQHQIAPLSDGYWYIHCKGGFSYSHVEIK from the coding sequence ATGAGCAAAAAGAAGATACTGGCTTTTGCGATTGTTATGATGTTGATTGTGTCATTATTATGTGGTACTGTGGTACACTTGAATGAAACTAAAGCGGCTCCTTCGATCGCATCTACAGGTATAGATGTGAGCAGTTTAAAAGGGGTTAATCATGCACATACCTGGTATCCAGATAGGCTGGTTCAAGCTCTGCAAGGCATTCAGTCATGGGGAGCCAATTCTGTGAGAGTTGTCTTAAGTAATGGATGCAAGTGGGCAAAAAATAGTGCTAGTGATGTAGCAAATGTGATATCTAAAGCTCAACAGCTCGGTTTTACAGCAGTTATATTGGAAGTGCACGATACTACAGGATATGGAGAAGACAGCTCAGCTTGTTCGCTTAATGATGCCGTAGCCTATTGGAAAGAAATTCAGAGCGTTCTTATAGGTAAAGAAGACTTCGTTATAATAAATATAGGTAATGAACCATATGGAAATAATAATTATCAAAACTGGACACAGGATACTATTGATGCTATCAATGCGTTAAGAGAAGCAGGATTTAATCATACTATCATGGTAGATGCACCGAACTGGGGACAGGATTGGTCATTTACAATGAGGGATAATGCTCCAAAGGTATATGCAGCGGATCCGAATAAAAACATGGTGTTTTCTATCCACATGTATGGGGTTTATAACACGGCTCAAAAAGTGCATGATTATTTCCAAGCATTCAAAGATATGAATTTACCTCTGGTAGTTGGTGAATTTGGAAACCAGCATTCCGACGGAGATCCTGATGAAGAAGCTATAGTGAGCTATGCAAAACAGTATGGTATTGGATACCTTGGTTGGTCATGGTGCGGTAATAGCGGTGGTGTGGAGTATCTCGATATGGTAAATAATTGGGATGCGAACAGCCCTACTTCTTGGGGAAACTGGTTTAAAACCAATGCTCTTGCAGAAATTACGCCGCCGTCGGACACCACACCACCTGCAGCACCTACAGGATTGACGGCCACAGCCGTAAGTTCGAGCAGCATAAACCTCGATTGGGCTGATAATACGGACAGCGACCTGGCCGGATATAAAGTATACAGAAGCACGTTCAGCGGTTTCACACCTAGTAGCGCCAACTTCGCGAAGCAGGTAACAAGCAGCGCTTACACCGATACGGGCTTGACTGCCGATACAACGTATTACTATAAGGTGACGGCAGTAGATACCAGCGGCAATGAATCACAACCATCGGCACAGGCCAGCGCTAAAACACAACAAGGTGGAGGTACAACACCGCCGGGAGAATATACTGAGATTACTTTACCGTTTACCCACGACGGAGCAGGGGAATATTACTGGAAGACAAATAAACTTTCCACTGATCCCAATGACTGGAGCCACTATATAAACTCGTGGAATCTCGATCTTCTTGAGATCAACGGAAAAAACTACACCAATGTATGGGTGGCACAACACCAGATAGCACCTTTGTCAGACGGTTACTGGTATATTCACTGCAAAGGGGGTTTCTCATACTCTCATGTAGAGATTAAGTAA